One region of Bradyrhizobium betae genomic DNA includes:
- a CDS encoding branched-chain amino acid ABC transporter permease — MTELEAGRAETLVPARDGAALHRYRDVLIALVAFAVLASLPLLSGSKALLDFVIRCSAYGLFATSLNLLVGYTGLTSFGHGMFFGLGAYSFGLIMQKLGVPIPVAFIATLAITAVIAAVIGAICVRLKEIYFAFVTLAFQMLIHSTILSWASFTGGDQGLRGGIPRPTFLGINLADHVHLYIASCALLILGLLAMRQIAQSPFGYTLRMIRDNAARASFLGIDVWRAKLTVFVLAALFASMGGMVMALFVSGAYPEFAYWTISGEGIFINMLGGVSTFLGPMVGTVLLLLLNDTVTRFTEYHGIVLGVVILFFALGLRKGLLDFTAEWFAHRRDAGEGR, encoded by the coding sequence ATGACCGAGCTGGAGGCCGGGCGCGCCGAGACGCTGGTGCCGGCGCGCGATGGCGCGGCGCTGCATCGCTATCGCGACGTCCTGATCGCGCTTGTCGCCTTCGCGGTTCTGGCGAGCCTGCCGCTGTTGTCAGGCAGTAAGGCGCTGCTCGATTTCGTCATCCGCTGCTCAGCCTACGGCCTGTTCGCGACCTCGCTCAATCTGCTGGTCGGCTATACCGGGCTGACCTCGTTCGGCCATGGCATGTTCTTTGGCCTCGGCGCCTACAGCTTCGGCCTGATCATGCAGAAGCTCGGCGTGCCGATTCCCGTGGCCTTCATCGCGACGCTGGCGATTACGGCGGTGATTGCTGCCGTCATCGGTGCGATCTGCGTGCGGCTGAAGGAGATCTATTTCGCCTTCGTCACGCTGGCCTTCCAGATGCTGATCCACTCGACCATTTTGTCGTGGGCCTCTTTCACCGGCGGCGACCAGGGCCTGCGCGGCGGCATTCCGCGTCCCACATTCCTCGGCATCAATCTCGCCGACCATGTGCATCTCTACATCGCCAGCTGCGCGCTGCTGATCCTCGGCCTGCTCGCGATGCGCCAGATTGCGCAGTCGCCGTTCGGCTACACGCTGCGCATGATCCGCGACAACGCCGCGCGCGCGAGTTTTCTCGGTATCGACGTCTGGCGCGCCAAGCTCACCGTCTTCGTGCTGGCGGCGCTGTTCGCCTCGATGGGCGGCATGGTGATGGCGCTGTTCGTCTCCGGCGCCTATCCGGAGTTCGCCTACTGGACGATCTCGGGCGAGGGCATCTTCATCAACATGCTCGGCGGCGTCTCGACCTTCCTGGGGCCGATGGTCGGCACCGTCTTGCTGCTGCTGCTCAACGACACCGTGACGCGCTTCACCGAATATCACGGCATCGTGCTCGGCGTGGTCATCCTGTTCTTCGCGCTGGGCCTGCGCAAGGGCCTGCTCGATTTCACCGCCGAATGGTTCGCGCATCGGCGCGATGCGGGCGAGGGGCGCTAG
- a CDS encoding branched-chain amino acid ABC transporter permease, whose protein sequence is MDLDALAGCLSSSSCLVTQTTSGLIIGMLLFLVAVGLTLIFGVLKIVNFSHGAFYMFGAYFAMTAYQLTGSFALAMLAGAAGTAILGLIFERVFMSRVYGADVLMQLLVCYAFVLIFDDVVRLIWGPEFRSMGMPAAFQVMPLFIAGGVVPPYYLLLIGVALVAAIVLGIGLSRSRIGKVIRAAAHNPGMVSALGINTGLIYGGVFALGGMLAGLAGALAAPVRSLTPGMGFSVLIESFIVTVIGGMGSILGALIGALLLGLIRSYGSLGFPLFTEGLMYLFMVIVLVSKPTGLFGKEAA, encoded by the coding sequence GTGGATCTCGACGCGCTTGCCGGCTGCCTCTCCAGTTCCTCCTGCCTGGTGACGCAAACCACCAGCGGCCTCATCATCGGCATGCTGCTGTTCCTGGTCGCGGTCGGGCTGACGCTGATCTTCGGCGTGCTCAAGATCGTCAATTTCAGCCACGGCGCCTTCTATATGTTTGGCGCTTATTTCGCGATGACGGCCTATCAGCTCACCGGAAGCTTTGCATTGGCGATGCTGGCTGGCGCGGCGGGCACAGCGATTCTCGGCCTCATCTTCGAGCGCGTCTTCATGAGCCGCGTCTATGGCGCCGATGTGCTGATGCAGCTTCTCGTGTGCTATGCGTTCGTGTTGATCTTCGACGATGTCGTGCGCCTGATCTGGGGGCCGGAATTCAGGTCGATGGGCATGCCGGCGGCGTTCCAGGTGATGCCGCTGTTCATCGCCGGCGGCGTGGTGCCGCCTTATTATCTGTTACTGATCGGCGTCGCACTGGTCGCGGCCATCGTGCTCGGCATTGGATTGTCGCGCAGCCGTATCGGCAAGGTGATCCGCGCGGCCGCGCATAATCCCGGCATGGTGTCGGCGCTCGGCATCAATACCGGCCTGATCTATGGCGGCGTGTTCGCGCTCGGCGGCATGCTGGCCGGCCTTGCCGGCGCACTTGCGGCCCCGGTGCGGTCGCTGACGCCGGGGATGGGATTTTCGGTGCTGATCGAATCCTTCATCGTCACCGTGATCGGCGGCATGGGTTCGATCCTGGGCGCGCTGATCGGCGCGCTGTTGCTCGGCCTGATCAGGTCCTACGGCTCGCTAGGCTTTCCCCTGTTCACGGAAGGGCTGATGTATCTGTTCATGGTGATCGTGCTGGTCTCAAAACCCACCGGCCTGTTCGGCAAGGAGGCGGCATGA
- a CDS encoding ABC transporter substrate-binding protein — protein sequence MTRTRTPGISRRSTLALMGAGAMSVAAPWVARAQAKTIKVGMPTILSGRVAQLGTSSRNAVMLEVEKVNAAGGLAGRQIEMVIRDSKGQPQEAARVARELVNTDGCEWLIDGEASSGSFAVHEVARDLGVLCVHTCSEASSLTADPKQHIPNAFRCVRQGIHDSIVGGSYAAAISKAKGLKKWATCSPDYAYGRDTTGEFTLYLKRFAPDVEIISESWPKLFQPDYTEVVTKILQAKPQALYSCLWGGDLTSYIDQANIYAMFGQMEVFAVNMADYTALTVVKNLPKGIHSGNRYIKTFPTTPENAAWGDAYKAKYNEYPTNWSWQNATAVMFLAEAAKKANSTDGKKIAETLKGLTIKCPFGADGTVTMRGDDHTLVGYAIGWGTTIPQEPYVPEVKAGDWKTIFELEAEWKKSKGYT from the coding sequence ATGACGAGAACCCGCACGCCGGGCATCAGCCGCCGTTCAACGCTGGCGCTGATGGGCGCCGGTGCGATGAGTGTTGCCGCGCCGTGGGTGGCGCGGGCCCAAGCCAAGACCATCAAGGTCGGCATGCCGACGATTCTGTCGGGCCGCGTCGCGCAGCTCGGCACGTCGTCGCGCAATGCGGTGATGCTCGAGGTCGAGAAGGTCAATGCGGCCGGCGGACTCGCCGGACGGCAGATCGAGATGGTGATCCGCGACTCCAAGGGCCAGCCGCAGGAAGCCGCCCGCGTCGCGCGCGAACTCGTCAACACCGACGGCTGCGAATGGCTGATCGACGGTGAGGCCTCGTCCGGATCGTTCGCGGTTCACGAAGTGGCTCGGGATCTCGGCGTACTCTGTGTCCACACCTGCTCGGAAGCGTCCTCGCTCACCGCCGATCCCAAGCAGCACATCCCGAACGCGTTCCGCTGTGTGCGGCAGGGCATTCACGACTCTATCGTCGGCGGCAGTTATGCAGCCGCGATCTCCAAGGCCAAGGGCCTGAAGAAATGGGCGACCTGTTCGCCGGACTATGCCTATGGCCGCGACACCACCGGCGAGTTCACGCTGTATCTGAAGCGCTTCGCGCCCGACGTCGAGATCATCAGTGAATCCTGGCCGAAGCTGTTCCAGCCCGACTACACCGAGGTGGTAACCAAGATTCTGCAGGCCAAGCCGCAGGCGCTGTACTCCTGCCTGTGGGGCGGCGATCTCACCTCCTACATCGACCAGGCCAACATCTACGCGATGTTCGGCCAGATGGAGGTGTTCGCGGTCAACATGGCCGACTACACCGCGCTCACCGTGGTGAAGAACCTGCCGAAGGGCATCCACTCCGGCAACCGCTACATCAAGACCTTCCCGACCACGCCGGAGAATGCGGCCTGGGGCGATGCCTACAAGGCCAAGTACAACGAGTACCCGACCAACTGGTCGTGGCAGAACGCGACCGCCGTGATGTTCCTCGCCGAAGCCGCGAAGAAGGCGAATTCCACCGACGGCAAGAAGATCGCGGAGACATTGAAGGGCCTCACCATCAAGTGCCCGTTCGGCGCCGACGGCACCGTGACGATGCGCGGCGACGACCACACGCTGGTCGGCTACGCGATCGGCTGGGGCACCACGATCCCGCAGGAGCCTTACGTGCCCGAGGTCAAGGCCGGCGACTGGAAGACCATCTTCGAGCTCGAGGCCGAGTGGAAGAAGAGCAAGGGTTACACCTGA
- a CDS encoding AMP-binding protein, with product MINLSSFIAFHARRTPDRPALKYRGEEISYAVFDARIRKAAGWLAAQGIGAGDVVAVLMKNSAAFLELVFATSHLGAVFLPINFRLSRDEVGYITANAGARLLIVDEELAANAAGAKTVVLDEAAQQSVIRLASDAPAAPMHVRQPSDLMRLMYTSGTTDRPKGVMLTYDNFYWKSADQTIALGLSAGTRLLVVGPLYHVGALDLPGIAVLWHGGFIRVERNFEPEAALAAIAEDKLNAAWFAPVMTTAILTCPARESYDVSSLAWAIGGGEKTPEARIRAFSEYFRNARYIDAYGLTETFGGDTFMDAGREIEKIGSTGRAIAHVEIEIRNEDGKSLPANVNGEICLRGPKITRGYWKDPDKTAAAFFGDWFRSGDVGYLDDEGFLYLTDRKKDMIISGGENIASSELERVIYDLPEVREVAVIGLRDPRWGERPVAIVVLAEGANLELPALTQHCRARLASFKVPKQLVIRDSLPRNPSGKILKRVLRAELETPE from the coding sequence ATGATCAACCTGTCGAGCTTCATCGCCTTTCATGCCCGGCGCACGCCGGACCGGCCTGCGCTGAAATATCGCGGCGAGGAGATTTCCTATGCCGTCTTCGATGCGCGCATCCGCAAGGCCGCCGGCTGGCTCGCCGCGCAAGGCATCGGCGCCGGTGATGTCGTGGCGGTGCTGATGAAGAACAGCGCGGCATTCCTCGAGCTCGTCTTCGCCACCAGTCATCTCGGCGCGGTGTTCCTGCCGATCAATTTTCGTCTCTCCCGCGACGAGGTCGGCTACATCACAGCCAATGCCGGTGCGCGCCTCCTGATCGTCGATGAAGAGCTGGCTGCGAATGCCGCGGGCGCAAAGACTGTCGTGCTCGACGAGGCCGCCCAGCAAAGCGTCATACGCCTCGCGAGCGACGCGCCTGCCGCCCCGATGCATGTTCGCCAGCCATCCGACCTGATGCGGCTGATGTACACGTCGGGCACGACCGACCGCCCCAAGGGCGTGATGCTCACCTACGACAATTTCTACTGGAAGTCAGCCGACCAGACGATTGCGCTCGGCCTCAGCGCCGGCACGCGGCTGCTCGTCGTCGGCCCGCTCTATCACGTCGGCGCGCTCGACCTGCCCGGCATCGCCGTGCTCTGGCATGGCGGTTTTATCCGCGTCGAGCGTAATTTCGAGCCGGAGGCCGCACTCGCGGCCATCGCGGAAGACAAGCTCAACGCCGCCTGGTTCGCACCCGTGATGACCACCGCGATCCTCACCTGCCCGGCGCGCGAGAGCTACGACGTCTCCAGCCTGGCATGGGCGATCGGCGGCGGCGAGAAGACGCCGGAGGCGCGCATCCGCGCCTTCTCCGAATACTTCCGCAATGCGCGCTACATCGACGCCTACGGCCTCACCGAAACCTTCGGCGGCGACACGTTCATGGACGCCGGCCGCGAGATCGAGAAGATCGGCTCGACGGGGCGCGCCATCGCCCATGTCGAGATCGAAATTCGCAACGAGGACGGCAAGTCGCTGCCGGCGAACGTCAACGGCGAAATCTGCCTGCGCGGCCCCAAAATCACGCGCGGCTACTGGAAGGATCCCGACAAGACCGCGGCCGCCTTCTTCGGCGACTGGTTCCGCAGCGGCGATGTCGGCTATCTCGACGACGAAGGCTTCCTGTATCTGACCGACCGCAAGAAGGACATGATCATCTCCGGGGGCGAGAATATCGCTTCCTCCGAACTCGAGCGTGTCATCTACGATCTGCCTGAGGTGCGCGAGGTCGCGGTGATCGGCCTGCGCGATCCGCGCTGGGGCGAGCGGCCGGTCGCGATCGTGGTGCTGGCCGAAGGTGCGAACCTCGAGCTCCCTGCCCTCACCCAACATTGCCGCGCGCGGCTGGCGAGCTTCAAGGTGCCGAAACAGCTCGTCATCCGCGACAGCCTGCCACGCAACCCGTCGGGCAAGATTCTCAAGCGCGTGCTGCGCGCCGAGCTGGAGACGCCTGAATGA
- a CDS encoding TetR/AcrR family transcriptional regulator, which yields MTQANAKVAKLNRVERNAWTKQKIFEAATKVVGKHGYAEASVARITEQAGVAQGTFYNHFENRQALLDQLLPKIGLDMVEFIRARTGNADAARQEIARFSAFFDFIREVPEFLRILNEAEFFAPIGYQKHLDNISVAYVRILRRARGAGAIENYSDEEFEAIVHMLMGSRGYLSRRYSYSEGGVTAVPDHVISAYRKLMTRGLFSSSGDQKTP from the coding sequence ATGACGCAAGCGAATGCAAAGGTCGCAAAACTCAATCGCGTCGAGCGCAACGCCTGGACCAAGCAGAAGATCTTCGAGGCCGCCACCAAGGTCGTCGGCAAGCATGGCTATGCCGAAGCCTCCGTCGCCCGCATCACCGAACAGGCCGGCGTCGCGCAAGGCACCTTTTACAATCATTTCGAAAACCGCCAGGCGCTGCTCGACCAGCTCCTGCCCAAGATCGGTCTCGACATGGTCGAGTTCATCCGCGCCCGCACCGGCAATGCCGATGCGGCCCGCCAGGAGATCGCGCGCTTCTCCGCCTTCTTCGACTTCATCCGCGAGGTGCCGGAATTCCTGCGCATCCTCAACGAAGCCGAGTTCTTTGCGCCCATCGGCTACCAGAAGCATCTCGACAACATCTCGGTCGCCTATGTTCGCATCCTGCGACGTGCCCGCGGGGCCGGCGCGATCGAGAATTACAGCGACGAGGAATTCGAGGCCATCGTCCACATGCTGATGGGCTCGCGCGGCTATCTCAGCCGCCGATACTCCTATTCGGAAGGCGGCGTCACCGCCGTGCCCGACCACGTCATCTCCGCCTACCGCAAGCTGATGACGCGCGGCCTGTTCAGTTCATCCGGAGATCAGAAAACGCCATGA
- a CDS encoding flavin-containing monooxygenase, with protein MNIESPRRPLDLASAIAEGDIRCLLMVLVHMTGDTRWLEPPYLPKRDIRLIPDPEAGVPKEVQDEIRAAVVKLFADGTPRPVIADPGEELLLKMMRTCLGENVAPEYAPLMREEMGFVPREPRWTRRPSDERLAEQHVLIVGAGVCAIALGVALGHLGIPYTIVEKNSELGGTWWINRYPGCGVDTPNHSYSYSFGSHNEWTRYFCQREELLGYLQKVAEEYGIRKHLRVNTELTSSRWDEAKRRWISTLKTANGEETFESTALVSAIGQLNDPSRAHFKGEADFKGTILHSALWSDDVKIDGKHVAVIGTGATSMQLVPSIAGRVASVTVYQRSPQWARPVKGYADPISEGARWLLAHLPFYVQWYRFNMFWRYGDGLLPFLRKDPAWPHPERAVNKGNDRHRQELTDFILTELKDRPDLIAKCVPTYPPYGKRILLDNNWFKTLTRDNVELVTDTIDHFDEGGIVTADGERRPADIIVVATGFKVTEMAARLNISGRDGKDLRQAWANDNPTAFLGLTVPGFPNFFCMLGPNSGPAHGGSVIFQSECQSRYISACLADMIEQDVAAVDVRPEVLDDYVRKVDAEHETMIWTHPGMSTYYRNSSGRVFSAMPWRFVDYWRMTHDPDLGQYRLTKA; from the coding sequence ATGAACATCGAATCTCCACGCCGGCCGCTCGACCTCGCCTCGGCGATCGCCGAAGGCGACATCCGCTGCCTGCTGATGGTGCTGGTGCACATGACCGGCGATACGCGCTGGCTCGAGCCGCCGTACTTACCCAAGCGCGACATCCGCCTCATTCCCGATCCCGAAGCCGGGGTGCCGAAAGAGGTCCAGGACGAGATCCGCGCCGCTGTGGTCAAGCTCTTTGCCGACGGCACGCCCAGGCCCGTCATCGCCGATCCCGGCGAGGAGCTGCTGCTGAAGATGATGCGCACCTGCCTCGGCGAGAACGTCGCGCCGGAATACGCGCCCTTGATGCGCGAGGAGATGGGATTCGTGCCGCGCGAGCCGCGCTGGACCAGGCGTCCCTCCGACGAAAGGCTCGCGGAACAGCATGTCCTCATCGTCGGCGCCGGCGTCTGCGCCATCGCGCTCGGCGTCGCACTCGGCCATCTCGGCATTCCCTACACCATCGTCGAGAAGAACAGCGAGCTCGGCGGCACATGGTGGATCAACCGCTATCCCGGCTGCGGCGTCGACACGCCGAACCACTCCTATTCCTACTCGTTCGGCTCGCACAACGAATGGACGCGCTACTTCTGTCAGCGTGAGGAGCTGCTCGGCTATCTCCAGAAGGTCGCCGAGGAATACGGCATCCGCAAGCATCTGCGTGTCAACACCGAGCTGACATCATCGCGATGGGATGAAGCGAAACGACGTTGGATCTCGACGCTCAAGACCGCGAACGGCGAAGAGACATTCGAATCCACCGCGCTGGTCTCGGCCATCGGCCAGCTCAACGATCCCTCGCGCGCCCATTTCAAGGGCGAGGCAGACTTCAAGGGAACGATCCTGCATTCGGCGCTGTGGTCGGACGACGTCAAGATTGACGGCAAGCACGTCGCCGTCATCGGCACCGGCGCGACATCGATGCAGCTCGTACCGTCGATCGCCGGCCGCGTCGCTTCGGTCACAGTGTATCAGCGGAGCCCGCAATGGGCGCGGCCGGTGAAAGGCTATGCCGACCCTATCAGCGAAGGCGCGCGCTGGCTGCTCGCGCATCTTCCATTCTATGTGCAGTGGTATCGCTTCAACATGTTCTGGCGCTACGGCGACGGCCTGCTGCCCTTCCTGCGCAAGGACCCGGCCTGGCCGCATCCCGAGCGCGCCGTCAACAAGGGCAATGACCGGCACCGCCAGGAACTGACCGACTTCATCCTCACCGAGCTGAAGGACCGGCCCGACCTGATCGCGAAGTGCGTGCCGACCTATCCGCCCTACGGCAAGCGCATCCTGCTCGACAACAACTGGTTCAAGACGCTGACGCGGGACAATGTCGAGCTCGTCACCGACACGATCGATCATTTCGACGAGGGTGGCATCGTCACCGCCGACGGCGAGCGCCGTCCCGCCGACATCATCGTGGTCGCAACCGGCTTCAAGGTCACGGAAATGGCGGCGCGCCTCAACATCAGCGGTCGCGACGGCAAGGATTTGCGGCAGGCCTGGGCCAACGACAATCCGACCGCGTTCCTCGGCCTCACCGTGCCGGGCTTTCCGAACTTCTTCTGCATGCTTGGGCCAAACTCGGGCCCGGCACACGGCGGCAGCGTGATTTTCCAGTCGGAGTGCCAGAGCCGCTACATCTCCGCCTGCCTCGCCGACATGATCGAGCAGGACGTCGCCGCCGTCGACGTCCGTCCGGAGGTACTCGACGACTACGTCCGCAAGGTCGATGCCGAGCACGAGACCATGATCTGGACCCATCCGGGCATGAGCACCTACTACCGCAACTCGAGTGGCCGCGTGTTTTCCGCGATGCCCTGGCGGTTCGTGGACTACTGGCGCATGACGCACGATCCCGATTTGGGGCAATATAGGCTGACGAAGGCGTGA
- a CDS encoding 2-hydroxychromene-2-carboxylate isomerase produces MPKPLVRIYTDYKSPYAFVANKRLFELEEAHGVELEWLPYTLRVAEFMGTVEERTPHFWRKVRYAYMDARRYANAQGLVMKGPRRIYDAFHASVGMLFAQRHGFFRPYHDTVFRKFWSHELEIDELADITSVITACGGSAGEFEAYVHGPARAEHDRIIDEAEALGVFGVPTMVFNGELFWGGDRIDLLIERIENPETAAAALGSRHRKPM; encoded by the coding sequence ATGCCCAAGCCGCTTGTGCGCATCTACACCGACTACAAGAGTCCCTACGCATTCGTCGCAAACAAGCGGCTGTTCGAGCTCGAAGAAGCGCACGGCGTCGAGCTGGAATGGCTCCCCTATACCCTGCGCGTCGCCGAATTCATGGGCACGGTGGAAGAGCGCACGCCACACTTCTGGCGGAAGGTGCGCTATGCTTACATGGACGCGCGGCGCTATGCCAACGCGCAGGGGCTCGTCATGAAGGGGCCTCGGCGAATCTACGACGCCTTCCATGCCAGCGTCGGGATGCTGTTCGCGCAGCGCCACGGCTTTTTCCGCCCCTACCACGACACGGTGTTCCGCAAATTCTGGAGCCATGAGCTGGAGATCGACGAGCTCGCCGACATCACCAGCGTCATCACCGCCTGTGGCGGCTCGGCCGGCGAGTTCGAGGCCTATGTCCACGGTCCTGCTCGCGCCGAACACGACCGCATCATCGACGAGGCCGAAGCTCTCGGCGTGTTCGGCGTGCCCACCATGGTGTTCAACGGCGAGCTGTTCTGGGGCGGCGACCGCATCGACCTGCTGATCGAGCGCATCGAAAATCCGGAGACGGCCGCGGCCGCGCTCGGCAGCCGCCACCGCAAGCCGATGTGA
- a CDS encoding Orn/Lys/Arg decarboxylase N-terminal domain-containing protein has protein sequence MDYFKRFNFLFAAPVFDADDLEGNRFNQIIEEIQRSGFEVVRARKLEDAEMAVQTDAAIGCMVVDWGKKGLEGKTSALINLMRRRGLDFPIILLIRRKRFEDLPVEVLDFIDGYVFLSEETPTFIAKNLISRLKQYAETLKTPFFGALVDYAEEGNQLWTCPGHNGGVFYNRSPIGRVFVEHLGESVFRDDLDNSVLDLGDLLTHEGPALKAQKEAAAIFGAEKTYFVLNGTSTSNKVALGALVTDGDLVLFDRNNHKAAHHGALMINGGIPIYVPTIRNAWGLIGPMRWDALDEKALRDAIRNHPLVEDKDAWRKERPFRVAVVEQCTYDGSIHSAEMILKRIGHLCEYILFDEAWAGFMKFHPLYAGRFAMGLANLPPEAPGIIATQSTHKQLASFSQASQIHIKDRHIRGQKRRVEHRRFNESFMQHASTSPFYPLFASLDVGAQMMKGRSGEVLWDDTIRLGIELRKKIRAMRREFEEKEPNPDRRWFFEPFVPDRVAIPDVSRPGAAHNVAWETLSTDELATNPALWQLSPDTSWHGFPDLAEGFAMTDPNKLTLLTPGFDRATGAYAEHGIPAPIVAQYLRENRIVPEKNDLNSLLFLLTPGVEASKAGTLISGLVAFKRLHDDNALLADAIPEFYQRRQTRYAGVRLRDLCGEMHRFFRDANVSALQARQFLPEHMPEIAMSPRDAARRLIRNDVDYLPIEAIAGRIATTPFVVYPPGIATIVPGERLTERAKPMVDYLKMFESCFNTFPGFDVEIQGVYKEVDAHGRIGLYTYVAVE, from the coding sequence ATGGATTATTTCAAGCGCTTCAACTTCCTGTTCGCCGCACCGGTTTTCGACGCCGACGACCTCGAAGGCAACCGCTTCAACCAGATCATCGAGGAGATCCAGCGCTCCGGCTTCGAGGTGGTCCGGGCCCGCAAGCTGGAAGACGCCGAGATGGCGGTGCAGACCGATGCCGCGATCGGTTGCATGGTGGTGGACTGGGGCAAGAAGGGCCTGGAGGGCAAGACCTCCGCGCTGATCAATTTGATGCGCCGCCGAGGCCTCGACTTCCCGATCATCCTCCTGATCCGGCGCAAGCGGTTCGAGGATTTGCCGGTCGAGGTGCTCGACTTCATCGACGGTTATGTCTTCCTGTCCGAGGAGACGCCGACCTTCATCGCCAAGAACCTGATCAGCCGGCTCAAGCAATATGCCGAGACGCTGAAGACGCCGTTCTTCGGCGCGCTGGTCGACTATGCCGAGGAAGGCAACCAGCTCTGGACCTGCCCCGGTCATAACGGCGGCGTGTTCTACAACCGCAGTCCGATCGGCCGGGTCTTCGTCGAGCATCTCGGCGAATCCGTGTTCCGGGACGATCTCGACAATTCCGTACTCGACCTCGGCGACCTGCTCACCCATGAGGGCCCGGCGCTGAAGGCGCAGAAGGAAGCGGCAGCGATTTTCGGCGCGGAGAAGACCTATTTCGTTCTCAACGGCACCTCGACCTCCAACAAGGTCGCGCTCGGCGCGCTCGTCACCGACGGCGACCTCGTGCTGTTCGACCGCAACAACCACAAGGCCGCCCATCACGGCGCGCTGATGATCAACGGTGGCATCCCGATCTACGTGCCGACCATCCGCAACGCCTGGGGCCTGATCGGGCCGATGCGTTGGGACGCGCTCGACGAAAAGGCACTGCGCGACGCCATCCGCAACCACCCGCTGGTCGAAGACAAGGACGCCTGGCGCAAGGAGCGGCCGTTCCGCGTCGCCGTGGTCGAGCAGTGTACCTATGACGGATCGATCCACAGCGCCGAGATGATTTTGAAGCGTATCGGCCATCTCTGCGAATACATCCTGTTCGACGAGGCCTGGGCCGGCTTCATGAAGTTCCACCCGCTCTACGCCGGCCGCTTTGCCATGGGGCTGGCCAACCTTCCGCCGGAGGCGCCCGGCATCATCGCGACGCAGTCGACCCACAAGCAGCTCGCGAGCTTCTCGCAGGCCTCGCAGATCCACATCAAGGACCGCCACATCCGCGGCCAGAAGCGGCGCGTCGAGCACCGTCGCTTCAATGAAAGCTTCATGCAGCACGCCTCAACCTCGCCATTCTATCCATTGTTCGCTTCGCTCGACGTCGGCGCCCAGATGATGAAGGGCCGCTCCGGCGAGGTGCTGTGGGACGACACGATTCGGCTCGGCATCGAACTTCGCAAGAAGATCCGTGCGATGCGCCGGGAGTTCGAGGAGAAGGAGCCAAATCCGGACCGCCGCTGGTTCTTCGAACCGTTCGTGCCCGATCGCGTCGCCATTCCCGACGTCAGCCGTCCCGGCGCCGCGCACAACGTCGCCTGGGAAACGCTCTCGACCGACGAGCTCGCCACCAATCCAGCCCTCTGGCAGCTCTCTCCCGATACCAGCTGGCACGGCTTTCCCGATCTCGCGGAAGGCTTTGCCATGACCGACCCGAACAAGCTGACCCTGCTGACACCCGGCTTCGACCGCGCCACCGGAGCCTATGCGGAGCACGGCATCCCGGCGCCGATCGTCGCGCAATATCTGCGCGAGAACCGCATCGTCCCCGAAAAGAACGACCTCAACTCCCTGCTCTTCCTGCTGACGCCCGGCGTCGAGGCGAGCAAGGCCGGCACGCTGATCTCCGGCCTCGTCGCGTTCAAACGGCTGCACGACGACAATGCACTGCTGGCCGACGCGATCCCGGAATTCTATCAGCGGCGACAGACGCGCTACGCCGGCGTCCGGCTGCGCGATCTCTGCGGCGAGATGCACCGCTTCTTCCGTGATGCCAATGTCAGCGCGCTCCAGGCCCGGCAGTTCCTGCCCGAGCACATGCCGGAGATCGCGATGTCGCCGCGCGATGCAGCGCGCCGCCTGATCCGCAACGATGTCGACTATCTGCCGATCGAGGCGATCGCGGGCCGCATCGCGACCACGCCCTTCGTGGTCTATCCGCCCGGCATCGCGACCATCGTTCCCGGCGAACGGCTGACGGAACGGGCCAAGCCCATGGTCGATTATCTCAAGATGTTCGAAAGCTGCTTCAATACATTTCCGGGCTTCGATGTGGAAATCCAGGGCGTCTACAAGGAGGTCGATGCCCATGGCCGCATCGGGCTCTATACCTACGTCGCCGTCGAGTAG
- a CDS encoding GNAT family N-acetyltransferase — MTETAIARPDDEPVLVRPSRESDIEAMLAIYRHHVRNGVPRDVEGTGAPEPDDLRDRRKNLKQTRLPHLVATFRGEVVGYAYAVLFRKRPAYRFTAKHSIYVHHAHLGRGVGRLLLQELIDACAAAGFRQMIGYIDADNAPSLALHEKFGFARAGLLCGVAYRHGRWSDTVMVQRSLGTGATAPPPGTAPGR, encoded by the coding sequence ATGACCGAAACAGCGATTGCGCGTCCAGACGACGAGCCGGTGCTGGTCCGGCCCTCACGCGAGAGCGATATCGAGGCGATGCTGGCGATCTACCGCCACCACGTCCGCAACGGCGTGCCGCGCGACGTCGAGGGAACCGGCGCGCCGGAGCCGGACGATCTACGCGACCGGCGCAAGAATCTGAAGCAGACCCGGCTGCCGCATCTGGTCGCGACCTTTCGCGGCGAAGTCGTCGGTTATGCCTATGCGGTGCTGTTCCGCAAGCGTCCGGCCTATCGCTTTACGGCGAAGCACTCGATCTACGTCCACCACGCGCATCTCGGCCGCGGTGTCGGACGTTTGCTGCTCCAGGAATTGATCGACGCCTGTGCGGCGGCCGGCTTCCGCCAGATGATCGGCTATATCGACGCCGACAACGCCCCCTCGCTGGCGCTGCACGAGAAATTCGGCTTCGCACGCGCCGGCCTGCTTTGCGGTGTCGCCTATCGCCACGGCCGCTGGTCCGACACCGTCATGGTGCAGCGATCGCTCGGAACCGGCGCGACCGCGCCGCCGCCGGGAACCGCGCCGGGACGATAA